In a single window of the Neoarius graeffei isolate fNeoGra1 chromosome 28, fNeoGra1.pri, whole genome shotgun sequence genome:
- the enc1 gene encoding ectoderm-neural cortex protein 1, which translates to MKMSVCVHENRKSRASTGSMNIYLFHKSSYADSVLMHLNVLRQQRLFTDVLLHAGSRSFPCHRAVLAACSRYFEAMFSGGLRESQAKEVDFRDSIHPEVLELLLDYAYSSRVVINEENAESLLEAGDMLEFQDIRDACAEFLVKNLHPSNCLGMLLLSDAHHCTQLSQLSWSMCLSNFPAICKTEEFLQLPKDMIVQLLSHEELETEDERLVYESALNWVNYDLERRHCHLPELLRTVRLALLPAIFLMENVSTEELINSQAKSKELVDEAIRCKLRILQNDGVVNSPCARPRKTSHALFLLGGPTFMCDKLYLVDQKAKEIIPKADIPSPRKEFSACAIGCKVYVTGGRGSENGVSKDVWVYDTLHEEWSKAAPMLIARFGHGSAELRHCLYVVGGHTAATGCLPASPSVSLKQVEQFDPVANKWSMVAPLREGVSNAAVVSVKLKLFAFGGTSVTHDKLPKVQCYDPVENHWTVPASCPQPWRYTAAAVLGNQIFVMGGDTEFSACSAYKFSSETYQWTKVGDVTAKRMSCQAVASGNKLYVVGGYFGTQRCKTLDCYDPTLDAWNSITTVPYSLIPTAFVSTWKHLPA; encoded by the exons ATGAAAATGTCTGTCTGTGTCCATGAGAACCGCAAGTCACGAGCCAGCACTGGCTCCATGAACATCTACCTTTTCCACAAGTCCTCGTACGCTGACAGCGTCTTGATGCACCTAAATGTCTTGCGGCAGCAGAGGCTCTTCACAGATGTCTTGCTGCATGCAGGCAGCCGCTCCTTCCCATGCCACCGCGCTGTTCTGGCTGCCTGCAGCCGGTACTTTGAGGCGATGTTCAGTGGTGGGTTAAGAGAGAGCCAAGCAAAGGAGGTGGACTTCAGAGACTCCATACATCCAGAG GTGTTAGAACTTCTTTTGGATTATGCTTACTCATCTCGGGTAGTCATCAATGAAGAGAATGCTGAGTCTCTGCTGGAGGCAGGTGACATGCTAGAATTCCAGGACATCCGTGATGCCTGTGCTGAGTTCCTGGTGAAGAACCTTCACCCATCCAATTGCCTTGGCATGCTGCTTTTGTCTGATGCCCACCACTGCACCCAGCTTTCCCAGCTTTCCTGGAGCATGTGTCTCAGTAATTTCCCAGCTATCTGTAAGACAGAGGAATTCCTGCAACTGCCGAAGGACATGATAGTCCAGTTGCTCTCACACGAAGAACTGGAGACAGAGGATGAGCGGTTGGTCTATGAATCTGCACTTAACTGGGTGAACTATGACTTGGAACGGCGACATTGCCACTTACCAGAGCTGTTGCGCACTGTACGTCTAGCCCTCTTGCCAGCCATCTTCCTCATGGAGAACGTCTCCACAGAGGAGCTTATCAACTCACAAGCTAAAAGCAAAGAGCTGGTGGATGAAGCAATCCGTTGCAAGCTACGTATACTACAGAATGACGGCGTGGTCAACAGTCCTTGTGCCAGGCCCCGCAAGACTAGCCATGCCCTTTTCCTGCTAGGGGGTCCTACCTTTATGTGTGACAAGCTGTACTTAGTGGACCAGAAGGCCAAAGAAATCATCCCAAAGGCAGATATTCCCAGTCCACGAAAGGAGTTCAGCGCTTGTGCTATTGGCTGCAAAGTCTATGTGACAGGTGGTCGGGGCTCAGAGAATGGTGTGTCCAAGGATGTTTGGGTGTATGATACCTTGCATGAAGAGTGGTCAAAAGCAGCTCCCATGCTAATAGCTCGATTTGGGCATGGTTCAGCTGAACTGCGCCACTGCTTATATGTAGTTGGAGGTCATACAGCTGCAACTGGTTGTCTTCCAGCCTCACCATCTGTCTCGTTGAAGCAGGTGGAACAGTTTGACCCAGTTGCCAACAAGTGGAGCATGGTTGCACCACTACGTGAGGGTGTCAGCAATGCTGCAGTAGTCAGCGTAAAGCTTAAGTTATTTGCTTTTGGAGGAACAAGCGTAACCCATGATAAGCTACCAAAGGTCCAGTGTTATGATCCAGTGGAAAACCACTGGACCGTCCCAGCATCTTGCCCACAGCCATGGCGTTACACAGCAGCTGCTGTTTTGGGGAACCAGATCTTTGTCATGGGTGGTGACACTGAGTTCTCAGCTTGCTCAGCTTACAAATTCAGCAGCGAGACCTACCAGTGGACTAAAGTAGGTGATGTTACAGCTAAGCGAATGAGCTGCCAGGCGGTAGCCTCCGGGAACAAACTGTACGTAGTTGGTGGCTATTTTGGAACACAGCGCTGCAAAACGCTAGACTGCTATGATCCCACACTGGATGCCTGGAACAGCATAACCACTGTACCCTATTCCTTGATCCCCACTGCCTTCGTTAGCACCTGGAAACACCTCCCAGCCTGA